The following proteins are encoded in a genomic region of Phragmites australis chromosome 9, lpPhrAust1.1, whole genome shotgun sequence:
- the LOC133929538 gene encoding V-type proton ATPase subunit C-like — MATRYWIASLPVQSPGTTATSLWSRLQDSISRHSFDTPLYRFNVPDLRVGTLDSLLALSDDLVKSNVFVEGVSHKIRRQIEDLERAGGVDSGTLTVDGVPVDTYLTRFVWDEGKYPTMSPLKEIVGSIQSQVAKIEDDMKVRAAEYNNVRSQLSAINRKQSGSLAVRDLSNLVKPEDMVTSEHLVTLLAIVPKYSQKDWLSSYELLDTFVVPRSSKKLYEDNEYALYTVTLFAKVVDNFKVRAREKGFQVRDFEYSPEAQESRKQEMEKLLQDQETMRTSLLQWCYASYSEVFSSWMHFCAVRVFVESILRYGLPPSFLSAVLAPSTKGEKKVRSILEELCGNAHSIYWKSEEEVGIAGLGGETEAHPYVSFTINFV, encoded by the exons ATGGCCACGCGCTACTGGATCGCCTCTCTCCCGGTGCAGTCCCCCGGCACCACCGCCACCTCGCTCTGGTCCCGCCTGCAGGACTCCATCTCCCGCCACTCCTTCGACACGCCGCTCTACCGC TTCAACGTCCCAGATCTCCGCGTCGGCACACTCGACTCCCTCCTCGCCCTCAGCGACGACCTCGTCAAG TCCAACGTCTTCGTCGAGGGCGTCTCGCACAAGATCCGGAGGCAGATCGAGGACCTCGAGCGCGCCGGAGGGGTCGACAGCGGGACGCTCACCGTTGACGGCGTCCCCGTCGACACCTACCTTACCAG GTTCGTGTGGGATGAGGGCAAGTACCCAACAATGTCGCCGCTCAAGGAGATCGTCGGCAGCATCCAGTCACAGGTAGCCAAGATCGAGGATGACATGAAG GTTCGAGCTGCGGAATATAATAATGTGAGGAGCCAGCTCAGTGCAATCAACAGAAAGCAAAGTGGGAG CTTAGCAGTTCGTGATCTTTCCAATCTTGTAAAACCGGAGGATATGGTCACCTCAGAACATCTAGTAACACTTCTTGCTATTGTTCCAAAGTACTCTCAAAAAGACTGGTTATCAAGCTATGAGTTGCTCGACACATTTGTG GTACCGAGGTCATCTAAAAAGCTTTACGAGGACAACGAGTATGCTCTCTACACTGTAACACTATTTGCTAAGGTTGTTGACAACTTTAAGGTTCGTGCTCGTGAGAAAGGTTTCCAG GTCCGCGATTTTGAGTATAGTCCTGAAGCACAAGAAAGTCGGAAACAAGAGATGGAAAAGCTACTGCAAGACCAGGAAACTATGAGAACCTCTCTTCTGCAATGGTGCTATGCCAGCTACAGCGAG GTATTCAGTTCCTGGATGCACTTCTGTGCTGTGCGTGTCTTTGTAGAGAGCATTCTTAGATATGGTCTGCCACCATCATTCTTG TCTGCCGTTTTAGCGCCATCGACAAAGGGTGAGAAGAAAGTAAGGAGCATATTAGAGGAGCTTTGTGGCAATGCCCATAG TATTTATTGGAAATCCGAAGAGGAGGTAGGCATTGCCGGTCTGGGAGGTGAAACAGAGGCCCATCCTTACGTCTCCTTCACCATAAATTTTGTCTGA
- the LOC133929539 gene encoding uncharacterized protein LOC133929539 isoform X2, with the protein MLVRNLISLLLVRWRVWNRGSLFNPAVWRIIYVLVRTYRKDSGKKEAATDPAAATASTSSAATAEKPAEPIAVPREQLPPIPEDEQHQVYKWMLEEKRKIKPRNAAEKKKLNEEKALLKEFIRMGSLPSL; encoded by the exons ATGCTCGTCCGCAATCTCATCAGTTTGTTACTCGTCAGATGGCGTGTTTGGAACCGTGGTTCACTGTTCAACCCAGCAGTTTGGCGTATCA TTTATGTACTCGTGCGGACCTACCGAAAGGACTCGGGAAAGAAGGAAGCTGCGACTGATCCGGCTGCTGCTACCGCGTCAACCTCATCTGCTGCAACTGCTGAGAAGCCTGCCGAACCAATCGCTGTGCCCAGAGAGCAGCTCCCACCAATCCCTGAAGACGAGCAGCACCAAGTCTACAAATGGATGCTGGAGGAGAAGCGGAAGATCAAGCCACGCAATGCTGCAGAGAAGAAGAAACTCAACGAGGAGAAGGCCCTTCTTAAGGAGTTCATCCGGATGGGATCCCTCCCCAGCTTATGA
- the LOC133929539 gene encoding uncharacterized protein LOC133929539 isoform X1, which translates to MEAVSNKKKQIHHLSHVESEMAGPPPPPPPEARKGFMRRMFPFLLAANLFVGVYVLVRTYRKDSGKKEAATDPAAATASTSSAATAEKPAEPIAVPREQLPPIPEDEQHQVYKWMLEEKRKIKPRNAAEKKKLNEEKALLKEFIRMGSLPSL; encoded by the exons ATGGAAGCTGtttccaataaaaaaaaacaaatccaCCACTTGTCCCACGTCGAGAGCGAGATGGCCGGACCCCCACCTCCGCCACCGCCCGAGGCGAGGAAGGGCTTCATGCGCCGCATGTTCCCCTTTCTCCTGGCCGCCAACCTCTTCGTCGGAG TTTATGTACTCGTGCGGACCTACCGAAAGGACTCGGGAAAGAAGGAAGCTGCGACTGATCCGGCTGCTGCTACCGCGTCAACCTCATCTGCTGCAACTGCTGAGAAGCCTGCCGAACCAATCGCTGTGCCCAGAGAGCAGCTCCCACCAATCCCTGAAGACGAGCAGCACCAAGTCTACAAATGGATGCTGGAGGAGAAGCGGAAGATCAAGCCACGCAATGCTGCAGAGAAGAAGAAACTCAACGAGGAGAAGGCCCTTCTTAAGGAGTTCATCCGGATGGGATCCCTCCCCAGCTTATGA
- the LOC133929541 gene encoding chromatin modification-related protein EAF1 B-like, with product MVNAEPCSMAGIVDYGVGVGTKSSPRSLAIEKVQEELRQEHDVREERRRELEFLQKGGNPLDLKFVHVATVSVHSTSLTNQIAKQNVISCSEAKGSFTASPHGDSVDSSDKPGSSLCRETNTADNLMVLGGDNNDIVEEKIVNRGTKRLNAAQPKQSLPTDGHKNAKKSEGSGLSRLGVKSQAYVRRNRSKASRESANVASTKSSVTPEGSEPKEEKVLVQKKHADDHGVLSVSGIKQAGSNCDNAPKNTAFDYQAAMELDGIQTIHESDCVVKNEVKQGDNNSKGKEVSLNDANRNRLLVGCGEISVEAASVEVVIRPCYSSASTHDERESCAGDEKADNGHLDKRLAHIPVCAVEASNIHKYVVDPPGEGRMSIVDDHADGDINLVATKIDGESHEDLDSVRHSDKALKLSRPTSLKEKSDPVQPEASNILHAKDEMKVCDSAIVAQNDTGCPSSDRNMNVEEHPALDRKNSFLGDSNSTHPIAVGADLPKSHLPGVMPSLKNDESNTESEIKNSEENLNKMAKKAYEESILRNARVIEANVKRAGEQPLCNISLEKRRKGHWDFVLEEMAWMANDFMQERLWKSVAVAQVCHWIASDGRAKFEEASIQRKQKTIMKSLAKGIMSFWLSAEALQTAGRRAKMMQEHNSTMLETKPLGIKAEKKHGNESLEAEEFRQPQQSQIQDYAVRFLEYNSRTADSLVLAEAPPTPDRLNDFGILKVSDQLSEESLFYTVAPGAMLAYRESVESLFEYHKKIGNSELKDDYEAAVCASAADFPGDNTYEDEGETCAYVSPEAYDGGFLSKMSHKEKHLMHQRIISARPYEIGTDVPYEPCLESKSGNRPLLSNGKRSSSFLMIPTKRIRTAARQRVVSPFHAGAGVSPQVTSKTDVSSGDTNSYQDDQSSLHGGSLPWRNMDFESTVDFDRQLPYDGVEVCSKANKKKKLKKPGYKTAQNAANSCSPAAVMFQGRMYEQRLQVNLITKYEQKNYLKKRSEIQHCDSNGNSAANGGQHASKKLKMMKQGIDISQEASPFASQMSNMASPARFIKIIANRDRGRTCKAPKAQLRLIRKEEAVAYSCVMRKQGTIWKRIGKETSGLSRMASAGGWSRFEDQALVVLVHDMGQNWELISDAINSIVQFKSVHRQPKECKERHKVLVDRNSGDGADSAEDSGSSQHYHNSLPGIPKGSARQLFERLQGPFKEENLKAHFEKIILLMQQVHSRRRQGNSQELKPIIQPHSSHVITLSQACTNNLPGGALTPLDLCDAISPNLDAITPGSVYPGSHTNGLTLPNHQGSVGPTTTNLNSRLPGSPGMILGSNLPSPSTLKTPRDAQKCGVPRPTSLQGDEQTKIQYNQMVNGKNLQQPGGSVPGVFPGGVDRGPRMMPGAHGMGIMAGLNRGMPAAKAGFPRISSPGMLNVVSSGNLLLHGEQGVPSAVDVHPGAIPSPGNSILKPHDPMQRLRVTPGQSMEEHRRMPDFHMQGSLGSSEAIHFSSMNPSFSNVAASPVQQPQRRHQMPQSSHMFGNSDHSQIQGTSSSPQQQACAMSLAKERQMQQHMVPQQHSDLSGASAVPSVQSGSQILQHNQASAVNPVPCSQPQHQRQQAAQNTPASSSSPNQPASTTLQKQKKQQGQHQSRQNQQQRYQGSQQAKLMKSLGRGNMLMPQTPPVDSTPTNAVSTPSKKHMPDKKTDAT from the exons ATGGTGAATGCTGAGCCCTGCTCTATGGCTGGAATTGTTGATTATGGTGTTGGGGTTGGTACCAAATCTTCACCCCGCAGTCTGGCCATTGAGAAAGTTCAGGAAGAGCTCAG GCAGGAGCATGATGTTCGTGAAGAACGGAGGAGAGAGTTGGAATTTCTACAGAAA GGAGGCAACCCATTGGATTTGAAATTTGTTCATGTAGCAACAGTCAGTGTTCACTCCACTTCTCTCACAAATCAAATAGCCAAACAAAATGTGATAAG TTGCAGTGAAGCTAAAGGTAGTTTTACTGCATCACCTCATGGAGATTCAGTTGACAGTAGCGACAAACCAGGAAGTTCACTGTGCCGCGAAACCAACACAGCAGACAATCTTATGGTTTTAGGTGGAGATAACAATGACATTGTAGAGGAGAAAATTGtaaatagagggaccaaaagATTAAATGCAGCTCAACCCAAGCAGTCCTTGCCCACTGATGGTcacaaaaatgcaaaaaaatctGAAGGTTCTGGTTTGTCACGCCTTGGAGTGAAGAGCCAGGCATATGTTCGGCGCAACAGGTCAAAGGCAAGTAGGGAGAGTGCAAACGTAGCTTCTACTAAATCTTCTGTGACTCCTGAAGGTTCTGaaccaaaagaagaaaaagtttTAGTACAGAAAAAGCATGCAGATGATCATGGTGTATTATCTGTTTCAGGTATAAAACAGGCTGGATCAAACTGTGACAATGCACCAAAGAATACAGCTTTTGATTATCAGGCAGCAATGGAGTTGGATGGGATTCAAACTATTCATGAAAGTGACTGTGTGGTGAAGAATGAAGTAAAGCAAGGTGACAATAATAGTAAAGGTAAAGAAGTGTCATTAAATGATGCAAATCGCAACCGTCTGCTTGTTGGGTGTGGTGAGATCTCTGTGGAAGCTGCATCTGTGGAAGTTGTTATAAGGCCATGTTATTCTAGTGCATCTACACATGATGAGAGAGAGTCATGTGCTGGTGATGAGAAGGCTGACAATGGTCACTTGGATAAACGTTTGGCCCATATTCCTGTCTGCGCTGTAGAAGCTTCTAATATACACAAATATGTGGTGGATCCACCTGGTGAAGGAAGGATGAGTATTGTTGATGATCATGCAGATGGGGACATTAATCTGGTTGCAACGAAGATTGATGGAGAGTCTCATGAAGACCTAGACAGTGTTAGACATTCTGACAAGGCTCTCAAGCTTAGCAGGCCTACTTCTTTGAAGGAAAAATCTGATCCTGTACAACCTGAAGCCAGTAATATTCTTCATGCAAAAGATGAAATGAAAGTTTGTGACAGTGCAATAGTTGCACAGAATGATACAGGGTGCCCGTCTTCTGACCGCAATATGAATGTTGAGGAACATCCAGCTTTGGATAGGAAAAACAGTTTTCTTGGGGATTCTAACTCCACACATCCTATTGCTGTAGGTGCTGATTTACCTAAAAGTCATTTGCCTGGTGTTATGCCTTCATTGAAAAATGATGAATCTAACACAGAGAGTGAGATTAAAAATTCTGAGGAGAACTTGAACAAGATGGCAAAGAAGGCTTATGAAGAATCTATTCTTAGAAATGCTCGTGTTATAGAG GCGAATGTGAAGAGAGCTGGTGAACAGCCCCTGTGTAATATTTCTTtagagaagaggagaaagggTCACTGGGATTTTGTCCTTGAGGAAATGGCTTGGATGGCGAATGATTTCATGCAG GAGCGTCTTTGGAAAAGTGTGGCTGTGGCTCAAGTGTGCCACTGGATCGCCTCTGATGGTCGGGCCAAATTTGAAGAAGCAAGCATTCAGAGAAAGCAGAAAACTATCATGAAAAGCCTTGCAAAGGGTATCATGAGTTTCTGGCTTTCAGCTGAGGCTTTACAAACTGCTGGCAGGAGAGCTAAAATGATGCAAGAACACAATTCAACTATGCTGGAGACAAAGCCTCTTGGAATCAAAGCTGAAAAAAAACAT GGCAACGAATCACTGGAAGCCGAAGAGTTCAGGCAGCCTCAGCAGTCACAGATTCAGGATTATGCAGTTCGATTTCTTGAATATAACAGTAGAACAGCTGATTCTCTTGTGTTGGCTGAAGCACCACCTACCCCTGACAGGCTGAATGACTTTGGCATCTTGAAAGTGTCTGATCAACTTTCAGAA GAAAGTCTCTTCTATACAGTAGCGCCTGGGGCAATGCTGGCATACAGGGAGTCAGTGGAATCCCTTTTTGAGTATCATAAG AAGATTGGCAATTCTGAACTCAAGGATGACTATGAGGCGGCTGTGTGTGCTTCTGCTGCAG ATTTCCCGGGGGATAATACATATGAGGATGAAGGTGAGACATGTGCTTATGTATCGCCTGAAGCATATGATGGGGGTTTCTTATCAAAAATGAGTCACAAGGAGAAACACCTAATGCATCAGAGGATTATCAGCGCAAGGCCATATGAAATAGGTACCGATGTGCCTTATGAACCATGCTTGGAAAGCAAGTCAGGGAACCGGCCATTGTTATCGAACGGCAAAAGATCTAGTTCCTTCCTTATGATTCCTACAAAGCGCATCCGCACAGCCGCTAGGCAACGAGTTGTAAGCCCATTTCATGCTGGTGCTGGTGTATCACCCCAAGTCACAAGTAAGACAGATGTTTCAAGTGGAGACACAAACTCCTACCAAGACGATCAAAGTTCATTGCATGGAGGGTCCTTGCCGTGGAGAAACATGGATTTTGAATCCACAGTTGATTTTGACAGACAATTACCCTATGATGGTGTTGAAGTGTGCAGTAAAgccaacaagaagaaaaagcttAAGAAACCGGGATACAAGACTGCTCAAAATGCAGCCAATTCCTGTTCCCCAGCTGCTGTAATG TTTCAGGGCCGGATGTACGAGCAGAGACTGCAAGTTAATTTGATTACCAAATATGAGCAG AAGAATTATCTGAAGAAGAGATCAGAGATCCAGCATTGTGATTCAAATGGAAACAGTG CTGCAAATGGTGGTCAACATGCTTCTAAGAAGCTTAAAATGATGAAGCAAGGGATAGATATTTCACAGGAAGCTTCTCCTTTCGCATCACAGATGAGCAACATGGCAAGTCCTGCTAGATTTATAAAGATAATTGCTAATAGGGATCGTGGCAGAACATGCAAAGCACCAAAG GCTCAACTCAGGTTAATCAGGAAGGAAGAGGCAGTAGCTTATAGTTGTGTTATGAGAAAACAAGGAACCATTTGGAAAAGAATTGGTAAGGAAACCAGTGGATTGTCTAGG ATGGCTTCTGCTGGTGGATGGTCAAGATTCGAGGATCAG GCTCTTGTTGTCCTTGTTCATGACATGGGTCAAAACTGGGAGCTAATTAGCGATGCAATTAATAGCATTGTGCAGTTCAAG TCTGTACATAGGCAACCTAAAGAATGCAAGGAGCGCCACAAGGTTCTCGTAGATAGAAATTCTGGTGACGGTGCTGACAGTGCAGAAGACTCTGGTTCATCTCAGCACTATCATAACTCATTACCGGGCATCCCAAAG GGTAGTGCAAGGCAATTATTTGAGCGACTGCAAGGGCCATTCAAGGAAGAGAACCTTAAGGCacattttgaaaaaattatactACTCATGCAACAAGTGCATTCCAGACGTAGACag GGTAATAGCCAGGAGCTCAAGCCTATCATACAACCGCACAGTTCTCATGTTATCACACTTTCACAAGCATGTACGAACAACTTACCTGGGGGCGCTTTGAC GCCACTTGATCTTTGTGATGCAATAAGTCCAAACCTGGATGCAATTACACCTGGTAGTGTGTATCCGGGTTCTCATACAAATGGGTTAACGCTGCCAAACCATCAGGGTTCTGTTGGTCCTACTACTACAAATCTGAATTCCAGGTTACCAGGGTCTCCTGGTATGATTCTGGGCAGCAATTTGCCGTCACCTTCAACATTGAAGACTCCTAG GGATGCTCAGAAATGTGGTGTTCCTAGACCTACCTCTTTACAGGGTGATGAGCAAACGAAGATTCAGTATAACCAGATGGTCAACGGCAAAAATCTTCAGCAACCTGGAGGTTCTGTTCCTGGAGTGTTTCCTGGTGGGGTTGATCGTGGTCCTCGTATGATGCCTGGTGCCCATGGTATGGGAATAATGGCAGGACTAAATCGAGGTATGCCTGCTGCCAAGGCAGGCTTTCCAAGGATTAGTTCCCCAGGAATGCTAAATGTGGTTTCATCTGGAAATCTGTTACTCCACGGTGAGCAAGGTGTGCCAAGTGCAGTAGATGTCCATCCTGGAGCCATACCTAGCCCTGGAAATTCAATCTTGAAGCCACATGATCCTATGCAGAGACTTCGCGTGACT CCTGGTCAGAGTATGGAAGAGCATAGGCGGATGCCAGATTTCCACATGCAGGGTTCATTGGGAAGTAGCGAAGCCATCCATTTTAGCAGCATGAATCCATCATTCTCCAACGTTGCAGCTTCACCTGTTCAGCAACCCCAAAGGCGACATCAGATGCCACAATCATCGCACATGTTTGGAAATTCGGACCATTCTCAGATTCAAGGAACCAGTTCGAGCCCACAACAGCAGGCATGTGCTATGAGCTTGGCTAAAGAAAGACAAATGCAACAACATATGGTGCCTCAACAGCATAGTGATCTTTCTGGAGCAAGTGCAGTACCCAGTGTGCAGAGTGGTTCACAGATTCTGCAGCATAACCAAGCCTCTGCAGTCAATCCAGTCCCTTGTTCACAACCACAGCATCAGCGACAGCAAGCTGCACAAAATACACCAGCTAGCTCTTCATCTCCTAATCAACCTGCCAGTACTACACTACAGAAGCAGAAGAAACAACAAGGTCAACATCAGTCTAgacaaaatcaacaacaaagGTATCAAGGTAGTCAACAAGCTAAGCTTATGAAGAGCTTAGGACGAGGAAACATGCTAATGCCTCAGACTCCTCCAGTTGACAGCACGCCAACCAATGCTGTTTCGACGCCTTCAAAGAAACACATGCCTGACAAAAAAACTGATGCAACATGA